In Oscillospiraceae bacterium, a single genomic region encodes these proteins:
- a CDS encoding UDP-N-acetylglucosamine 2-epimerase (non-hydrolyzing), translating to MKIKVMSIFGTRPEAIKMAPLVKELEKREEIESIVCVTAQHREMLDQVLETFKITPDYDLNMMKQGQTLSDITIGALSGVDAVIKEAKPDIVLVHGDTSTTFAGGLAAFYNQVAIGHVEAGLRTYDKYSPYPEEMNRQMVDCMTDMFFAPTDLSRDNLLKENIPEEKIYVTGNTVIDAMSTTVDENYSHPELEWLDGDKMILLTAHRRENLGEPMRNIFRGIRRVLDEVPGYKVIYPIHKNPLVRAAADEIFGDCDRVKLIEPLEVFDFHNFQNQAHIILTDSGGIQEEAPSLGKPVLVLRDTTERPEGIAAGTLKLVGTNSDVIYNETIRLLTDTAEYDRMSKASNPYGDGHASERIVDAIIEKFSK from the coding sequence ATGAAAATAAAAGTAATGAGTATTTTTGGCACTCGTCCTGAGGCTATCAAAATGGCGCCTCTTGTTAAAGAACTTGAAAAAAGAGAAGAGATTGAAAGCATCGTTTGTGTTACCGCACAGCACAGAGAAATGCTTGACCAGGTTCTTGAAACCTTTAAAATAACCCCTGATTATGACCTTAATATGATGAAACAGGGTCAGACACTTTCGGATATCACTATAGGCGCATTATCGGGCGTAGATGCTGTCATTAAAGAAGCTAAGCCTGATATTGTGCTTGTTCACGGGGACACCTCTACAACCTTTGCGGGCGGTCTTGCCGCTTTCTACAATCAGGTAGCTATAGGACACGTTGAAGCAGGTCTTCGTACCTATGACAAGTATTCTCCCTATCCCGAGGAAATGAATCGTCAGATGGTTGACTGTATGACTGATATGTTCTTTGCTCCTACAGATTTAAGCCGTGACAACCTTTTAAAAGAAAACATTCCCGAAGAGAAAATCTATGTTACAGGTAACACTGTTATAGATGCTATGAGTACAACTGTAGATGAAAACTACTCTCATCCCGAGCTTGAATGGCTTGACGGGGATAAAATGATACTTCTCACAGCGCACCGCAGAGAGAACTTAGGTGAGCCTATGAGAAATATATTCCGCGGTATCCGTAGAGTTCTTGACGAGGTGCCGGGATATAAGGTAATATACCCCATTCATAAAAACCCCTTAGTACGTGCCGCTGCAGATGAAATTTTCGGTGACTGCGACCGTGTTAAGCTTATCGAGCCTTTAGAGGTATTTGATTTCCACAACTTCCAAAACCAAGCGCATATTATACTTACCGACAGCGGTGGAATTCAGGAAGAGGCTCCCTCTTTAGGTAAGCCCGTTTTAGTCCTTCGTGATACCACCGAACGTCCCGAAGGTATTGCTGCAGGTACTTTAAAGCTTGTAGGTACAAACAGCGATGTTATTTACAACGAAACAATTCGTTTGCTTACCGACACAGCAGAATATGACCGTATGAGCAAGGCTTCAAACCCTTACGGCGACGGACATGCAAGCGAACGAATAGTTGATGCCATTATAGAAAAATTCAGCAAATAA
- a CDS encoding glycosyltransferase family 1 protein: protein MKEKISKLVNVYKKYGFIGFMKKLYAYIVANYLNKISFAVFFNPKKYRVMLREILNSSDIERIVLWRSSFGYNVPLFQRPQHIANNLVKNGCLVLYEVTTMTDKVKTVKKFKDNLYLINYNNILLNRILMDELKKINKPKYIQLYSTDWKLTVESIENYIKEGFSFIYEYIDDISPELAGTKEIPQNIIDKYNYAMENKNVYVVVTAELLKQDVIAHRGEENLIFSSNGVDYSFFQSFDEDYVFENEFEEIINKGKPVICYYGALAKWFDYDLIKKIAATDKYSIILFGIKYDESYDENLNDESNIYFLGPRDYKVLKNYARRCDVLTIPFKINSITRATSPVKVFEYMALNKPIVTTAMNECYKYKSILIGENHDDFMNKLEEALSLKNNEEYIALLDKEALENDWSMKAKAITDHISKYEN from the coding sequence ATGAAAGAGAAAATTTCCAAGCTTGTAAATGTCTATAAGAAATACGGATTTATAGGCTTTATGAAAAAATTATACGCTTATATAGTAGCTAACTATCTCAATAAAATCAGCTTTGCGGTGTTCTTCAACCCTAAGAAATACCGTGTGATGCTTCGTGAGATACTCAACTCTTCGGATATTGAGCGAATTGTTCTTTGGAGAAGCAGCTTTGGATATAATGTTCCCCTTTTTCAAAGACCTCAGCATATTGCAAATAATCTTGTAAAAAACGGTTGTCTGGTGCTTTACGAGGTTACCACTATGACCGACAAGGTTAAGACTGTTAAAAAGTTTAAGGATAATCTTTATCTCATAAATTACAACAATATTCTGTTAAACCGTATTTTGATGGATGAGCTGAAAAAAATAAATAAGCCAAAATATATTCAGCTTTATTCAACCGACTGGAAGCTTACAGTTGAGAGCATTGAAAACTACATAAAAGAAGGCTTTAGCTTTATTTATGAGTATATTGACGATATTTCTCCCGAGCTTGCAGGCACAAAAGAAATCCCTCAGAATATAATTGATAAATACAATTATGCTATGGAAAACAAGAATGTTTACGTTGTAGTAACTGCCGAGCTTTTAAAGCAAGATGTTATTGCTCACAGAGGCGAAGAAAACCTTATTTTCTCTTCAAACGGAGTTGACTATTCATTTTTCCAAAGTTTTGACGAGGATTACGTATTTGAAAACGAATTTGAAGAAATTATAAACAAAGGCAAGCCCGTAATTTGCTACTACGGCGCTTTGGCAAAATGGTTTGATTATGACCTTATTAAAAAAATAGCTGCTACTGATAAATATTCAATTATTCTTTTCGGAATTAAATATGACGAGTCCTATGATGAAAATTTAAATGACGAAAGCAATATTTATTTCTTAGGTCCAAGAGATTATAAGGTTCTTAAAAACTACGCAAGACGTTGCGATGTTCTTACCATTCCTTTTAAAATCAACAGTATAACAAGAGCTACAAGTCCTGTTAAGGTGTTTGAATATATGGCTCTTAACAAGCCTATTGTTACAACTGCTATGAACGAATGCTACAAATACAAAAGCATTCTCATAGGCGAAAATCACGACGATTTTATGAATAAGCTTGAAGAGGCTTTAAGCCTTAAAAACAACGAAGAGTATATTGCTCTGCTTGATAAAGAGGCTCTTGAAAACGATTGGTCTATGAAAGCAAAAGCTATAACTGACCACATTTCAAAATACGAAAATTAG
- a CDS encoding choloylglycine hydrolase family protein, protein MCTAINYKTKDFYFGRTLDYDFSYFEEITITPRNYPFKFKHIQTIKNHYALIGVAYVKDSYPLYYDAINEKGLAMAGLNFVGSAFYPSEKENRDNIAPFEFIPFILSQCSCINEVKALLEKINLVNTPFSNKLPLAQLHWLISDKNEAITVEAVKEGIKIYQNPVGVLTNNPPFNEQLFQLNNYMHLSPKDPQNNFSHKLSLQQYSRGMGALGLPGDLSSQSRFVRASFVKMNSVSDNSEEDSVNQFFHILSSVQQQRGCCDVGNSNFEITIYTSCCNADKGIYYYTTYENHQITAVNMHKENLDGFSLVRYPLIKKEQIKEQN, encoded by the coding sequence ATGTGTACGGCAATAAATTATAAAACAAAGGACTTTTATTTTGGAAGAACTTTAGATTACGACTTTTCCTATTTTGAAGAAATTACAATAACACCTCGCAATTATCCCTTTAAATTTAAGCATATACAGACTATTAAAAATCACTATGCATTGATAGGAGTTGCCTATGTTAAGGACTCTTATCCCCTTTATTACGATGCCATCAATGAAAAAGGACTTGCTATGGCGGGACTAAATTTTGTAGGAAGCGCCTTTTATCCTTCTGAAAAGGAAAACAGAGATAATATTGCCCCTTTTGAATTTATTCCTTTTATTCTCTCACAGTGTTCCTGTATAAATGAAGTTAAAGCCTTATTAGAAAAAATAAATCTTGTAAATACACCTTTCAGTAACAAACTGCCTTTGGCACAGCTTCATTGGCTTATATCCGATAAAAACGAAGCTATAACTGTTGAAGCTGTAAAAGAAGGTATAAAAATTTATCAAAACCCTGTAGGTGTATTGACAAACAATCCCCCTTTTAACGAACAGCTGTTCCAATTAAACAATTATATGCATTTATCGCCAAAAGACCCTCAAAACAATTTTTCTCATAAGCTGTCATTACAGCAGTACAGTCGTGGTATGGGTGCATTGGGACTTCCCGGTGATTTATCTTCTCAATCCCGTTTTGTCAGAGCCTCTTTTGTTAAAATGAATTCAGTTTCCGACAACTCGGAAGAGGACAGTGTAAATCAATTTTTTCATATTTTATCCTCTGTACAACAGCAAAGAGGCTGTTGTGATGTTGGCAATTCAAATTTTGAAATAACCATTTACACCTCCTGCTGCAATGCCGACAAAGGAATTTATTATTATACAACCTACGAAAACCATCAGATTACGGCAGTAAATATGCATAAAGAAAATTTAGACGGATTTTCTTTAGTGCGATATCCCCTTATAAAAAAAGAGCAAATAAAAGAACAAAATTGA
- a CDS encoding nitroreductase encodes MNFSEIAKLRQSCRSYDSSKPVEQEKLDAILEAGRLAPSACNGQPYHFTVCQGQIAKQVAAATMDMGMNKFADKAPVLIVISEMPYVRTAALSSKVTGNDYRSIDIGIATAYLTAEATAQGLSTCILGWFDDKKIRKFCDIDNPVRLVITLGYAAEDDVLRDKKRKDKSELITVI; translated from the coding sequence ATGAATTTTTCTGAAATAGCTAAATTACGTCAATCCTGCCGCAGCTATGACAGCTCTAAGCCTGTGGAACAGGAAAAGCTTGATGCCATTCTTGAGGCAGGAAGGCTTGCTCCCTCTGCCTGCAACGGTCAACCGTATCATTTTACTGTTTGTCAAGGTCAGATTGCTAAACAGGTAGCTGCTGCTACTATGGATATGGGTATGAATAAATTTGCCGATAAAGCGCCTGTGCTTATTGTTATTTCAGAAATGCCCTATGTCAGAACTGCCGCACTAAGCTCTAAAGTTACAGGTAATGATTATCGCTCCATTGATATTGGTATTGCCACTGCATATTTAACAGCAGAAGCAACTGCTCAAGGCTTAAGCACCTGTATTTTAGGGTGGTTTGACGATAAGAAAATCCGTAAGTTTTGCGATATTGATAATCCTGTACGATTGGTTATTACATTAGGATATGCCGCAGAAGATGATGTATTGCGTGATAAAAAAAGAAAAGATAAATCTGAGCTTATAACTGTTATATAG
- a CDS encoding phage holin family protein — translation MKQMLVKIAVVGIGGTITAYFNALLVPVVLLAAVMVMDYISGIISAWKDGCLNSRIGVVGIVKKVCYLLAIGVAIVTDLVISQALAKIGVDFTSSYLFGIIVTIWFVVNELISILENVNKIGVPLPPFLIKVIKKLKDTVENTNIQEEK, via the coding sequence GTGAAACAAATGCTTGTTAAGATAGCAGTTGTCGGTATAGGAGGCACAATAACAGCATATTTCAATGCTCTGCTTGTTCCTGTTGTATTGCTGGCGGCGGTTATGGTAATGGATTACATATCAGGTATTATATCCGCCTGGAAGGATGGTTGCTTGAACAGCCGCATAGGAGTTGTGGGAATAGTAAAAAAGGTTTGTTATCTTTTGGCTATAGGAGTAGCGATTGTTACTGATTTGGTAATATCACAGGCACTTGCAAAAATAGGGGTTGATTTTACAAGCTCGTATTTATTCGGAATAATAGTTACTATATGGTTTGTGGTAAATGAGCTTATTTCAATTCTTGAAAATGTAAATAAAATCGGTGTACCTCTTCCGCCGTTTCTTATAAAGGTGATAAAAAAGCTTAAGGATACGGTGGAAAATACAAATATACAAGAGGAGAAATAG
- a CDS encoding HD domain-containing protein → MNLPEYIKLILQRFEKNNIPAYAVGGCVRDMIMGKEPNDYDITTQALPQQIKELFFDVPVIETGIKHGTVTLLWENKPVEITTYRIDGKYLNNRRPENVEFTLDLKDDLCRRDFTINAMAYSLDGKLIDLFGGKQDIENKIIKCVGEPDKRFEEDALRILRALRFASTLGFETDKKTADSILKNYPLLKNISAERIFSEFKKILCGKNVKNILLQFSDVFAEIIPQVKESIGFLQNNPHHIYDVYTHSAYVVENSPPDEISRLSAFFHDIGKPFCYTEDQIGTGHFHGHAKISKELCNKALNALKADNKTKALVCQIVENHDYQIIPEEKYVRRFLAKNNYEQSMRILALKRAESFSKAVLDDDRSKYVDTIEALIEKIVAQEDCLNLKALKINGHDLIENNIKGKKIGQTLNLLLKLVIDKEIENEKEALLNKAKQLNS, encoded by the coding sequence ATGAATCTTCCTGAATATATAAAGCTTATTCTTCAAAGATTTGAAAAAAACAATATACCTGCATATGCAGTTGGCGGCTGTGTTCGTGATATGATTATGGGCAAAGAGCCAAACGATTACGATATAACTACACAGGCGCTTCCACAACAAATCAAAGAGCTTTTTTTCGATGTTCCCGTTATAGAAACAGGAATAAAGCACGGAACTGTTACTCTTTTATGGGAAAACAAGCCCGTAGAAATAACTACCTATCGGATAGACGGAAAGTATCTTAATAACAGACGTCCCGAAAACGTTGAGTTTACCTTGGATTTAAAGGACGATTTATGTCGCAGGGATTTTACAATAAATGCTATGGCATACAGTCTTGACGGAAAGCTTATTGATTTATTCGGCGGAAAACAGGACATTGAAAATAAAATTATAAAATGTGTCGGAGAGCCCGATAAACGCTTTGAAGAAGATGCTTTGCGAATTTTAAGAGCCCTTCGTTTTGCAAGCACTCTCGGTTTTGAAACAGATAAAAAAACAGCGGACAGTATTTTAAAAAACTATCCACTGCTTAAAAATATTTCTGCCGAAAGAATTTTTAGCGAGTTCAAAAAAATTCTATGCGGGAAAAATGTTAAAAATATTCTATTACAATTTTCAGATGTATTTGCTGAGATTATCCCTCAGGTAAAGGAAAGCATAGGCTTTTTACAAAATAATCCCCATCATATTTACGATGTTTACACACACAGCGCTTACGTAGTGGAAAACTCACCGCCCGATGAAATCTCAAGGCTAAGCGCTTTTTTTCACGATATAGGAAAGCCCTTTTGCTACACAGAGGACCAAATCGGTACGGGACATTTTCACGGCCACGCCAAAATAAGCAAGGAGCTTTGCAATAAAGCTTTAAATGCGCTTAAAGCAGATAATAAAACAAAAGCTTTGGTTTGTCAGATAGTAGAAAACCACGATTATCAGATTATTCCCGAAGAAAAATATGTACGCCGATTTTTAGCTAAAAATAACTATGAACAGTCAATGCGTATTTTAGCTTTAAAAAGAGCAGAAAGCTTTTCAAAAGCTGTTTTAGATGATGATAGGTCAAAATATGTAGACACTATTGAGGCTTTAATTGAAAAAATAGTAGCTCAAGAGGACTGTTTAAATCTTAAAGCTCTGAAGATAAACGGACATGACCTTATTGAAAACAATATCAAAGGCAAAAAAATCGGACAAACTCTTAATCTTCTTTTAAAGCTTGTTATAGACAAAGAAATAGAAAACGAAAAAGAAGCACTTTTAAACAAAGCAAAACAACTCAATAGCTAA
- a CDS encoding pyruvate carboxylase subunit B: MKQIKFTETLLRDANQSLIATRMPFSDFEAMLDDIEKAGYYSVECWGGATFDSCLRYLDEDPWERLRKIKSHLKTPKLQMLLRGQNLLGYKHYPDDVVRMFVAKAIENGIDIIRIFDALNDLRNIEISVDETIKRGGHAQGTIVYTLSPIHNLEAYVKLGKDLENMGVSSVCIKDMAGIMSPQEAYDLVSALKETIKLPIVLHTHSTTGLASMTYLKAAEAGVDVIDTAICSMSGGTSQPGTETLDYVLRQMGFETGLDTAVLKSINDKVKPVRNAFLEEGKLDPLVLTTDSDALSYQIPGGMLSNLIAQLKAQNAMDKLPLVLEETPRVRKDLGYPPLVTPMSQMVGVQAATNVLVGQRYKNVGKEVKAYIKGEYGKAPGEINPELIKLVLGDEKPIEERFAKTLPPAFEETKEKLKGIAQNDEDVLSYIAFPEVAMKFFENRENKRQIKVNYTIKRID; encoded by the coding sequence ATGAAACAGATAAAATTTACTGAAACTCTTTTAAGAGATGCAAACCAATCCCTTATTGCAACCCGTATGCCCTTTTCTGATTTCGAAGCGATGCTTGACGATATTGAAAAAGCAGGTTATTATTCTGTTGAGTGTTGGGGCGGTGCAACTTTCGATTCCTGCTTGCGCTATCTTGATGAAGACCCTTGGGAGAGACTTCGCAAAATAAAATCACATCTTAAAACTCCTAAGCTTCAGATGCTTCTCAGAGGTCAAAATCTTTTAGGTTACAAGCATTATCCCGATGACGTGGTAAGAATGTTTGTTGCTAAGGCAATTGAAAACGGTATTGATATTATAAGAATTTTCGATGCGTTGAACGACCTTCGCAATATTGAAATTTCCGTTGATGAAACAATAAAAAGAGGCGGTCACGCTCAAGGTACTATCGTTTATACCTTAAGTCCTATTCACAATCTTGAAGCATATGTTAAATTGGGTAAAGACCTTGAAAATATGGGGGTTTCCTCTGTCTGCATCAAAGATATGGCAGGAATTATGAGCCCTCAGGAAGCCTATGACCTTGTCAGTGCCCTTAAAGAAACAATAAAATTACCAATCGTTCTTCACACTCATTCAACAACAGGTCTTGCTTCTATGACATACCTTAAAGCTGCCGAGGCAGGCGTAGATGTTATAGATACTGCTATCTGTTCTATGAGTGGCGGCACAAGTCAGCCCGGTACCGAAACTCTTGATTATGTTTTACGTCAGATGGGCTTTGAAACAGGTCTTGATACAGCTGTTTTGAAGAGCATTAACGATAAGGTTAAGCCTGTAAGAAATGCATTTCTTGAAGAGGGCAAGTTAGACCCGTTGGTTCTTACTACCGATTCCGATGCTCTCAGCTATCAGATTCCAGGAGGTATGCTTTCAAACCTTATTGCTCAGCTTAAAGCTCAGAACGCTATGGATAAGCTTCCTCTTGTTCTTGAAGAAACCCCCAGAGTCCGTAAGGATTTGGGATATCCTCCCCTTGTAACTCCTATGTCTCAGATGGTAGGCGTTCAAGCCGCTACAAACGTACTTGTAGGTCAGAGATATAAAAACGTAGGTAAAGAGGTCAAAGCATATATCAAGGGTGAATACGGCAAAGCTCCCGGAGAAATCAACCCCGAGCTTATAAAGCTTGTTTTAGGCGACGAAAAGCCTATTGAAGAAAGATTTGCTAAAACCCTTCCCCCTGCTTTTGAAGAAACCAAGGAAAAGCTTAAAGGAATCGCTCAGAATGATGAAGATGTTCTCTCTTATATTGCATTCCCCGAGGTTGCTATGAAATTCTTTGAAAACAGAGAAAACAAACGTCAAATCAAAGTAAACTATACAATAAAACGAATAGATTAG
- a CDS encoding biotin/lipoyl-binding protein — MKYIVNLNGKKYEVEVEEGSATLLSVSDAPAAVAPAAPVPSAPAAAPVAPVNVGSGTPVLAPLTGSVLNIAVSNGAKVKAGDLLLIIEAMKMENEIVAPVDGTVTQIAVTKGAQVNTDDLLVVIG, encoded by the coding sequence ATGAAATATATAGTTAATTTAAACGGAAAAAAATATGAAGTAGAGGTTGAAGAAGGCAGCGCTACTCTTCTAAGCGTTTCAGATGCGCCTGCAGCTGTTGCTCCTGCTGCTCCTGTTCCCTCTGCACCTGCCGCAGCACCTGTTGCTCCTGTAAATGTAGGCAGCGGTACTCCTGTACTTGCTCCTCTGACAGGCTCTGTACTTAATATTGCTGTTTCAAACGGCGCAAAGGTTAAAGCAGGAGATTTGCTTCTTATAATAGAAGCTATGAAAATGGAAAATGAAATCGTTGCTCCTGTTGACGGTACAGTTACTCAGATTGCTGTTACTAAAGGTGCTCAGGTAAATACAGACGACCTTCTCGTAGTTATAGGTTAA
- a CDS encoding sodium ion-translocating decarboxylase subunit beta, whose translation MSILEVLSKLWIDSGFASLTWQAGAMIIISLVLIYLAIVKKFEPLLLLPIAFGMLLANLPISGVYHPELFQAVEGHINYSRILSEGGLLDFLYLGVKLGIYPSLIFMGVGAMTDFGPLLSRPSSLLLGGAAQLGIYTALLLATLFGFDNLAAASIAIIGGADGPTAIYLTSKLKPEILPAIAIAAYSYMALIPIIQPPIMRLLTTKKEREIVMTEGRKVSKTEKIIFPIVITIFCVFLLPSVAPLIGMLMLGNLFKECGVTDRLSDTAQNALMNIVTIFLGVSVGATAVGEKFLALDTILIIVLGLVAFAFSTVGGVLFGKLMCFITKGKINPLIGAAGVSAVPMAARVAHREGQKANPKNFLLMHAMGPNVAGVIGSAVAAGFLLAVFGK comes from the coding sequence ATGTCTATTTTAGAAGTTCTCTCTAAGCTATGGATAGATTCCGGTTTTGCAAGTCTTACGTGGCAAGCGGGAGCTATGATTATCATTTCTCTTGTTCTTATTTATCTTGCCATTGTTAAAAAATTTGAGCCGTTACTGCTTTTGCCTATTGCTTTTGGTATGCTTTTAGCTAATCTTCCTATCTCGGGCGTTTACCATCCCGAGCTTTTCCAAGCTGTGGAAGGACATATAAATTATTCAAGAATTTTGTCCGAAGGCGGACTGTTGGATTTCCTTTATTTAGGTGTTAAATTGGGAATTTATCCGTCGCTTATATTTATGGGTGTCGGCGCTATGACTGATTTCGGACCGTTGCTTTCCCGCCCTTCAAGTCTGCTTTTAGGCGGTGCGGCACAGCTTGGTATTTACACAGCTCTTTTATTGGCAACACTATTCGGGTTTGACAATTTAGCGGCTGCATCTATTGCAATTATCGGAGGTGCTGACGGTCCTACTGCTATTTATCTCACATCAAAGCTTAAGCCCGAAATACTGCCTGCTATTGCAATAGCCGCATATTCTTATATGGCTCTTATCCCTATTATTCAGCCCCCCATTATGCGACTTCTTACTACAAAAAAGGAAAGAGAAATTGTTATGACAGAGGGACGAAAGGTTTCAAAAACCGAAAAAATCATATTCCCTATTGTTATAACTATTTTCTGCGTATTTTTACTTCCTTCTGTAGCCCCTCTTATCGGTATGCTTATGCTGGGTAACCTTTTCAAAGAGTGCGGTGTTACAGACAGACTTTCTGATACAGCGCAAAATGCCCTTATGAATATTGTTACGATATTCCTCGGTGTTTCTGTAGGTGCTACCGCTGTTGGTGAAAAGTTCTTAGCTCTTGATACTATCCTTATTATTGTTTTGGGCTTGGTGGCTTTTGCCTTCTCAACTGTAGGCGGTGTATTATTCGGAAAGCTTATGTGCTTTATAACAAAAGGAAAAATCAATCCTCTTATCGGTGCCGCAGGTGTATCTGCTGTACCTATGGCAGCACGTGTTGCTCACAGAGAAGGACAAAAAGCAAATCCGAAAAACTTTTTGCTTATGCACGCTATGGGACCCAATGTTGCAGGCGTTATAGGCTCTGCTGTTGCTGCAGGCTTCCTGTTAGCTGTATTTGGTAAGTAA
- a CDS encoding DMT family transporter: MKSKNIIANIEFLLAAAIWGFAFVAQKTVSETMSPFYFNAVRFLLGSISLIPVILIIDIINKNKAAKTKFYYYILFGFISGLILAIASSLQQIGIKDSTAGKTSFITGLYLVLVPILSIFFKNKSGLFSWIAIIPGVSGLYLLCVNESFTFSKGDLIVLSSTVFYALHILVIDRFSKKINPLKLSCIQFAFCGIFCFILSFILEQPNFEMIKASVIPILYGGLMSVGIAYTLQTVGQKNANPTHAAFLLSTESVFGAIGGIIILNERMTFSNILGCILIFSAIIISQIPLIFSKNKIEHTEASE; encoded by the coding sequence ATGAAAAGTAAAAACATAATAGCAAATATCGAATTTCTTCTTGCCGCTGCAATTTGGGGCTTTGCCTTTGTTGCACAGAAAACAGTGTCAGAAACTATGAGCCCATTTTATTTTAACGCTGTGCGGTTTCTTTTGGGCAGTATATCTTTAATTCCTGTTATTCTTATTATTGATATAATAAACAAAAACAAAGCAGCAAAAACAAAGTTTTATTATTATATCCTATTTGGATTTATCAGTGGACTTATACTGGCAATCGCCTCTTCGTTACAGCAAATCGGAATTAAAGACTCTACTGCAGGAAAAACAAGCTTTATAACAGGTCTTTATCTTGTTCTTGTTCCTATTCTAAGCATTTTTTTCAAGAACAAATCGGGCTTATTTTCATGGATTGCGATTATCCCCGGTGTTTCGGGACTTTATCTGCTTTGTGTAAATGAAAGCTTCACTTTTTCAAAAGGCGACCTTATAGTGTTATCAAGCACTGTTTTTTACGCTTTACATATTTTAGTTATAGATAGGTTTTCCAAAAAAATAAACCCTTTAAAATTATCTTGTATTCAGTTTGCTTTTTGCGGAATTTTCTGCTTTATTTTAAGCTTTATTTTAGAACAACCTAATTTTGAAATGATTAAAGCATCTGTTATACCGATTTTATACGGCGGTCTTATGTCGGTAGGAATAGCCTATACTTTACAAACCGTAGGACAGAAAAACGCAAATCCTACTCACGCCGCTTTTTTGCTCAGCACCGAATCTGTTTTTGGCGCTATCGGAGGTATTATTATTCTCAATGAGCGTATGACCTTTTCAAATATTTTAGGCTGTATTCTTATTTTTTCTGCAATAATTATTTCTCAGATACCTCTTATCTTTTCTAAAAATAAAATTGAACATACGGAGGCTTCCGAATGA